The DNA window AACGCGTCTCCGTATAACGCATTGCCGCAGGCGGGTCATTGTCAATCGAGCCAAAATTTCCGTGCCCAGCTAACAGGGGATAACGTGTCGAAAAATCCTGCACCAAACGCACCAAAGCATCATAAACAGATTGGTCACCATGGGGGTGATATTTACCCAGTACATCCCCCACAACCCGCGCACATTTTCGGTAGGGGCGGTCTGGACTTAAACCCAACTCATACATGGCGTAGAGAATACGCCGATGCACAGGCTTTAAACCATCGCGAACATCGGGCAGTGCCCTACCCACAATCACGCTCATGGCATATTCCAAATACGACTGCTCCATTTCGGTGTGGAGTGCTGTCGGAACAATATTGCCAAGTTGGAGCAGATCAAGTTGTTGTGCCATGAATTTTCGTATTAGGGTCGTTAAAGCCAGACGCTGTTGCCAAGGAATATACTCTCGATTCTCAAATCTTTACAACTTTCAGCCTCTTTTTCACCTTAAGGGGATTCGCTGAAAAATGGCAAAGCATTTCACTAAAAACAGTTTATTTGTACTAATTTACCATAGTGATCGTATTTTTAAGACTATTGAGTCTTTGTTTTATTGTTAAATGTTGAACTTTACCAACTCTTCACAAAACATTTAGAACAGCATCCACGTAAGTGTTTGAGGAAGTAAAATAACTGACTGGTGACATAAAACCTAGCTATTTATGACAAGATATTTCTACAGGGATTACATATCTGGGTAATCATGTGAATCAGACCAAAGCAGGGAGAGCACAATGTCAACAATTTTAATTGTGGAAGACGACCCAATTAACATTCGCGTATTTACGAAGATCTTGAAGAAACGTGGCGAGTTTGATGTCGTTTGCTCGGAAGATGTTGATTATATTTTGACAATGGCCAGCGAAGGAAAAGCTGATGCGATTGTGATGGACGTTTCGCTGACTAATAGCTCTTACCAAGGGGAATCGGTCGATGGTATTCGCATCACTCAACTCCTAAAGTCAGATGATGCGACTAAGGATATTCCGGTGGTTTTGGTCACTGCCCATGCGATGCAGGGTGATCGCGAGTCTTTTCTCGAAAAAAGTGGTGCTGATGGCTACATCTCCAAACCTATTGTGGATCACCAAGCGTTTGTTGACCAAATTAAAAGTTTGATCAATTAGTTTGCTGTATTGAGATCTGGGGGCGATCGCCGCAATATTTTAATGATCGATTTGCGCCCCCATAATCTGTCACCCTAAAGAACCTGAGCGCGCAGCCAAGCAACCGGCAAATATCTCATTTTGCGCAATGTCGGAACATAGGCACGGTTGTTAAACACATCGTAGTCATTGGCTTCAATCACATCAAGAATGCCCTTATAGAGCATGAGGGCAGACCACACAGGCCAACGCGCATCGGGGTGTAAAGAACGAATGCCGCTTTCTGCCATGTCGTAATATTTACGGGCACGCTCAATTTCAAACTTCATTAGCGATCGCCAACGATCATCAATGACACCATCAAATAACTCTTTCTCAGAGTAGTTAAATCGCTCTAAATCCTCTAAAGGAAGATAAATTCTACCTCTCCCCCTATCTTCACCGACATCCCGCAGAATATTGGTCAATTGATTGGCAATGCCCAAAGCCACAGCTTCTTCTATCGGCACAGCATCAGACTGATTATTTTTATCCCAAGGAGCAGGATTTGTCGGCGCTTGTAATCCCATCACCGCACCAGACATTAAACCGACAGTGCCAGCGACACGATAGCAATAGAGCTTGAGGTCTTCGAAGGTCTCATACCGACTACGGTACAGATCCATTCTTTGACCCGCGATCATATCCCTGAAGGGCTGAATATCTAGGGGAAAGCGATTAAGGCTATCGACTAAAGCCACATCAGGGTTGGCAATAGGCTGGCCAGCAAAAACCGATTCTAGATCCCTCTCCCAGTTATCAAGGGTTTCTGGAGTCGTATTGACAGCTTCTGGACCATCAACAAGTTCGTCCGTGCGACGGCACCAAACATAGATGGCCCAAATGGCTTCTCGCTTTTCACGTGGCATCAATAAAGTGCCTAGATAAAACGTTTTAGAATATTTTGCAGTAATAGTACGGCAATATTCATAAGCCTCCTCACAAGAGACAAACGACGAGGCTGTTTGGGGGTAGTTTTGAAGTCTAGACAATTGCAGCATGCGTTGCGGGCGAAGTGTCTGGGGAGCGGTTTCGAACTCTCCCCGTGGGCAAAAAAAAGCCATAATGATTGTCGCATTGTACGACTCAAATGGGAAATCACTCAGTCAATTTGCTGAATAAGCTCCTAGATGAATGGATTATGCAGCAACCGATACAGCACCAGTGGTGTTAGAAAGAGTTGTTTCAGCAGCTTTCGTAACGGCTTGAGCTGTTAGCTTACCTGACAATACAGCACCTTCCATACTGGCAAGATAACGTTGCATCGTATAGTCACCCGTTAAGAAGAAGTTTTTAACCGGTGTGTCCTGGGTTGGTCGAAACTCTTGGCGGCCAGGAATGGACTTGTAAACCGAGCGCGGGGTTTTTACAACGTGGTATTTCAGCAGCTCCGCTTGGTCATCACCGGTAAAGTCATCCGGAAAAAGTTGCTTTAACTCTTCCATTGTGGCGGCAATAATGTCTTCGTCAGATTTAGAGATCCAGTCTTTTGCGGGAGCTAAGACTAATTCCAACATTGATTTGTCGCTGTAGTAACCCCGGCAGGTATTACTCATGTCAGCATAAACGCTGAGGAGCGGCGATCGCGAAAAAAGAAGATGATCAACATCCGTGAGCTTACGATCAAACCACATGTGTAAGTTAATGACAGGTACGCCCTCTAAGCCATCGAGCTTTTTAAAGAAGTCCTGTTCTTTCCAAGCTGGAGGCAACATAACCTTCAGCGGATCAACAGGCATTGCAGAGACATAGGCATCTGCTGTAAACATTTCATCGGGATTACCATCTAGACCCCTTAACAAGAAGCCCTTCACCGTACCGTCATCGTTTAGGACAAATTCTTTTAAAGGACGCTTGAGATGAACTTCGCCACCACGCTCTGTGATGTAGTCAACGATGGGCTGACAAAGGCGCTCGGTAGGAGACCCGTCGAGAAATGCCATCTTAGAACCGTTCTTCTCCTGTAAGAAACGATTGAGAGCAGTCAAGAGAATAGTTGCGGAAATTTCATCGGGATTAATAAAGTTCAATGCCTTAGACATGGCAATGAAGACTTCCTTTTCAACGCGTTCGGGGATGTTTTGCTTTTTCATCCACTCAGACCAGGAGTATTTATCCATTTCTTCAACATACTTCTGACCCTGAACCATCGCGGGAATTAGGCCAATGCCAAACTTGATTTTTTCTTCCCAAGTCAGCATGTCATTGTTTTTTAAGATGGCCAATACGCCATTCACGGGCGCTGGCAAATCTGGAAAATCAAACCGGGAGTAAGTGCCGGGGGCATCGGGCTGGTTGAAGATCATGGTGTGCTCTTTCCACTGGAGGCGATCTTCAATGTCTAGTTCCTTAAAAAGCTGGAGCATATTGGGATATGCACCGAAGAAAATATGTAAACCGGTCTCGTACCAATCACCGTCTTCGTCTTGCCATGCTGCAACTTTACCGCCAAGTACATTTCTCCTCTCTAAAACGATGGGAGTATGTCCTGCATCTACTAGATACTTGGCACAAGATAATCCTGCTAGTCCGGCTCCGGCGATCGCAACACGCATGGTGTAAGGTTTCCTACTCGTAAAGAACGTTTGTTTTAAAAACAATAAATAAGATTATACTTTGCAATTCGTTACATTTGGAAGGAAATCTGAAGATTACCTTAATCAACTAGGGGCAAAAGGTTGTGGTTGACACCATAGCAGAGGCGCTCAATCCAAGTTTTGTCCTCCTTGCGGAGTCTCCCTTCTGAAAGTAACCCTTGAATTAGTTGATAGCGATGACGAGGTAAAACCCCTTCTGTCACAACATCATTGATCACGACCTGAATATAGGTTTGCATTGGTTGATTCCCCTGTGAATAACCCGGATTTTCTAATGCCTTAAGTTTGGCCGAGACCCTAGCTAAACGCTGTGACTAAGCAAAATGGCTTATGTGATATTCCCTATAGCTCCAGGGTGACAATGTTAACGACAGCTGAGTGAGTTACATCACATGGGGAAAAACAAAGTCGGAAACCAGCTCCTATGCAGTAAATCACTGGCAAAGCTATGGATCGTCAATTCGAGTAGTTGGTTACGAGGCTTACTGGCAATGGCGATCGCACTAATATCTTCTTTCACAGCAATGTCCATAATCGTGTTGAGGGGAGCACCAACCTGTACCGCCGTCTTGACAGTTAAACCTACCTCTTCCAACTCAGCCTTGACAGCTTCAAGCTTTTTGGTTGCGTCTTTTTTGAGAGCATCAATCTGCAGACGCTGGATGCCACTGTCATCTAAGACCCAAGATAAATAGCATTGCTGCAATGAATCCTTTGGAGCACTAGCTGCAAACTGCTTTACCTGCTGAATCAAATGCTTTGCTTCATCGCTGTCGTTGTAAGGCAATAGCAGATACCGCCACAGATGCTTACATCGAAGTGCCAACTCCTCACGGGTGTAAGTAGACACAATTTGAGGGCGCAGAATCATCACAGGCTTTTTCAGGGATTTCATCAAGCCCAGACTGGTGCTACCAAACATTTTTTCTTGGATTAAATTTTTGATCGGTGTGCCGACAATAATGACATCACAACCGTATTCTTCGATGACTTTATTAATGTTGTCTAAAGGCTTGCCCGAAATCACTTCAACTTTCACATCAGCGCCATCAGGCGTGTGAATCAGAGCTTTAGAGAGGAGAGATTGAGCTTCGGTAATTTTCTCTTTATCAATGCGAGGTATGTTTCCTTCTGTCCACAACGGCACACTGTGGAAAAAAACAATTTTTGATAGTCCGCCACCAACAAGATTTTCGATACAGTTGGTCAGTCGATCTAAACCGTCGGTAAAATCAGTACAAATTAAAGCGCTATGGAACATGAAACGTGCCGCCGATAATATTAAAGCCAGTTAAAATCTAGTACTTTAACGGTAACACTTCTTTTTAATGGATCTTGGTGGTCAGAAAAATTCATCGTGCAAAGGTGAATATCCTGTTCAACCCAGTATCCCAAGCTTGATTTTTTGAATAAACCGAGATTGAGAAAGAGGCTGTTTATTTTCTGTCTTGCCTTAAGCTTTGCTGATTTTTTTGAGCTGTCTTAAGAAAGAACCTCTCTTGGCAAAATAGCTAGTGCAAATGGAAAATATTGAAATGGGACAGGATACAAACGATGTCACTCAGAAGGGCTGAGATCTTTCTAGATAGAGAGGGGCTTTATAGACCCCATTGATGCTTAATTACTTCTTTGTACATATTTTCGCGCGACAACATTTGCTCATAAAGTTTGACTAGATATTCTTGGGCTTGCTCGCGATCCATCTGCTGCACTTGGCTTTCAAAGGATCGAAGACTGAATTGCTGTTCTAGTGATAGGTCGTTTTCGCCGACAAACATATGCTTGCTCCTTAGGATTTACTATGGGTTGAGTCAGGGTCTAAAGGGTCTGTACTATTAACGGACTTCTTTAGGTTGACTTGGGTTTCGGAATGCTTATTACACATTGTAAACAAGTATTGACAAATGTGCATGCTGCTAATCGCATACTCTTTTTGTAGCGGTAATTTCAAGACTGAATTGCTCGGAGTGAACAAAATGGCTAAGTATAAATACTGATTTATGTGGGTTTAGTTACAGTTTTACTAAGTCTTGGGATGGAGGGCTTGTTTCTGGTGAGTACGAAGGTGATGGCTGAGTTTCGGATTGGGTGTGCGGTTTGGTCTTATCGGGGGTGGCTCGGTAATTTTTTTCCGGCGGGCAGTTCTGCGCAGGATTTGTTGCGTTTGTACGGCGATCGCCTCCGGACGGTTGAGGGGAATACGACGTTTTATGCGGTGCCTTCGGAGGTCACGGTGAATCGATGGCGGATACAAACTCCAAAGGATTTTCGATTTTGCCTCAAGTTCCCCCGAACGGTAACTCATCAAGGTTTGCTTGTCCCTCAGCTGTCTGCGGCGCAAGAATTTATGGACAGGGTCGCTCCGTTGGGCGATCGCCTTGGATGTATTTTTGCTCAGCTCCCGCCGAGCTATTCCCCTGCCCAATTTGATGACTTAAAAAACTTTTTTCAGGCCCTC is part of the [Limnothrix rosea] IAM M-220 genome and encodes:
- a CDS encoding response regulator produces the protein MSTILIVEDDPINIRVFTKILKKRGEFDVVCSEDVDYILTMASEGKADAIVMDVSLTNSSYQGESVDGIRITQLLKSDDATKDIPVVLVTAHAMQGDRESFLEKSGADGYISKPIVDHQAFVDQIKSLIN
- a CDS encoding NblA/ycf18 family protein, which translates into the protein MFVGENDLSLEQQFSLRSFESQVQQMDREQAQEYLVKLYEQMLSRENMYKEVIKHQWGL
- a CDS encoding universal stress protein; its protein translation is MFHSALICTDFTDGLDRLTNCIENLVGGGLSKIVFFHSVPLWTEGNIPRIDKEKITEAQSLLSKALIHTPDGADVKVEVISGKPLDNINKVIEEYGCDVIIVGTPIKNLIQEKMFGSTSLGLMKSLKKPVMILRPQIVSTYTREELALRCKHLWRYLLLPYNDSDEAKHLIQQVKQFAASAPKDSLQQCYLSWVLDDSGIQRLQIDALKKDATKKLEAVKAELEEVGLTVKTAVQVGAPLNTIMDIAVKEDISAIAIASKPRNQLLELTIHSFASDLLHRSWFPTLFFPM
- the crtB gene encoding 15-cis-phytoene synthase CrtB, producing the protein MLQLSRLQNYPQTASSFVSCEEAYEYCRTITAKYSKTFYLGTLLMPREKREAIWAIYVWCRRTDELVDGPEAVNTTPETLDNWERDLESVFAGQPIANPDVALVDSLNRFPLDIQPFRDMIAGQRMDLYRSRYETFEDLKLYCYRVAGTVGLMSGAVMGLQAPTNPAPWDKNNQSDAVPIEEAVALGIANQLTNILRDVGEDRGRGRIYLPLEDLERFNYSEKELFDGVIDDRWRSLMKFEIERARKYYDMAESGIRSLHPDARWPVWSALMLYKGILDVIEANDYDVFNNRAYVPTLRKMRYLPVAWLRAQVL
- the pds gene encoding 15-cis-phytoene desaturase, with translation MRVAIAGAGLAGLSCAKYLVDAGHTPIVLERRNVLGGKVAAWQDEDGDWYETGLHIFFGAYPNMLQLFKELDIEDRLQWKEHTMIFNQPDAPGTYSRFDFPDLPAPVNGVLAILKNNDMLTWEEKIKFGIGLIPAMVQGQKYVEEMDKYSWSEWMKKQNIPERVEKEVFIAMSKALNFINPDEISATILLTALNRFLQEKNGSKMAFLDGSPTERLCQPIVDYITERGGEVHLKRPLKEFVLNDDGTVKGFLLRGLDGNPDEMFTADAYVSAMPVDPLKVMLPPAWKEQDFFKKLDGLEGVPVINLHMWFDRKLTDVDHLLFSRSPLLSVYADMSNTCRGYYSDKSMLELVLAPAKDWISKSDEDIIAATMEELKQLFPDDFTGDDQAELLKYHVVKTPRSVYKSIPGRQEFRPTQDTPVKNFFLTGDYTMQRYLASMEGAVLSGKLTAQAVTKAAETTLSNTTGAVSVAA